One Archangium lipolyticum DNA window includes the following coding sequences:
- a CDS encoding DUF6109 family natural product biosynthesis protein: MVKHDRTGRQHRQWLEEARKYQKRGDLEGMLSALLRLPPPLREELLPSAAALFRQTVREQHRRGSWGMLGILAMRVDTEPGLVERGAAPEEAWATYWPLVWAAGRARDWERARRLWQPLTGPARAHAPLLAGAMDDWLSAQGSPAPELITPALERLPPVESLLGIEPPSQRVSLPPPRSLEEVEGALLSLCALEPFPVFASRAEAWARAAPAEVARAIWELAGQLAARELWLRAAEGKERAAFSEPASLLARAVREGGAPQALSASTLQALRVVAAGLAQTVVSRIEDAEPLCTLAQAAALQPSAQPWVVLAVSGLRFEGAALSRALGLYQELLARSTNAPLWARAFLAWCEQNPEAPNAPGWLQDGLGRLVATEASSLLSWLGGATPSERMKLVECVASTGAPALVESWVDVCWEGANEELRRELSEAVRILLDRSRMKQGGRQLERLLRGVRNMEDAERMLMGVEEAMEQVYSSMKLTGDGLRIWRRFAPRVLTYQVEFLEEAVRHASSDDEAWDAAVRYLEAHPGDAGHIEALRTMEIFGREALARRILDRWLERRAANVLALAEAVVAAGRMSTPCEYLHPVLEAFMRALSEQLPALHAPVVEQAQALAHKHGYRLRKRGASRKKKAASTTARRASRSKKKPAAEGAAPPKEPGRSPPKAVSPEEGEESS; the protein is encoded by the coding sequence ATGGTGAAGCACGACCGCACCGGGCGCCAGCACCGCCAGTGGCTGGAGGAGGCCCGAAAGTACCAGAAACGGGGGGACCTGGAGGGGATGCTGTCCGCGCTACTGCGGCTGCCGCCGCCGCTGAGGGAGGAACTGCTCCCCAGCGCCGCCGCCCTCTTCCGGCAGACCGTCCGGGAGCAGCACCGCCGCGGCTCCTGGGGGATGCTCGGCATCTTGGCCATGCGCGTGGACACCGAGCCCGGCCTGGTGGAGCGAGGCGCGGCTCCAGAGGAGGCCTGGGCCACGTACTGGCCACTGGTATGGGCGGCGGGCCGCGCCCGCGATTGGGAGCGCGCGCGGCGGCTGTGGCAACCCCTCACCGGCCCGGCGCGAGCGCATGCGCCCCTTCTGGCCGGGGCGATGGATGACTGGCTCTCCGCCCAGGGGAGCCCCGCTCCCGAGCTCATCACGCCGGCGCTCGAACGCCTGCCCCCAGTGGAGTCGCTCCTGGGAATCGAGCCGCCGAGCCAGCGCGTCTCCCTGCCGCCGCCCCGCTCACTGGAGGAGGTGGAAGGGGCGCTCCTCTCCCTGTGCGCGCTCGAGCCCTTCCCCGTCTTCGCCAGCCGCGCCGAGGCGTGGGCACGAGCGGCACCCGCCGAGGTAGCTCGGGCGATATGGGAGCTGGCGGGACAGCTGGCGGCGCGAGAGCTCTGGCTCCGGGCGGCGGAGGGCAAGGAGCGTGCTGCTTTCTCGGAGCCAGCCTCGTTGTTGGCTCGGGCGGTGCGTGAGGGAGGAGCCCCCCAGGCGCTGTCCGCTTCCACGTTGCAGGCGCTGCGGGTGGTAGCCGCGGGGCTTGCCCAGACGGTCGTCTCGCGCATCGAGGACGCCGAGCCCCTGTGCACCCTGGCTCAGGCCGCGGCGCTCCAACCGTCGGCCCAGCCCTGGGTGGTGCTGGCGGTGTCCGGGCTCCGCTTCGAGGGGGCGGCCCTGTCGCGAGCGCTGGGCCTCTATCAGGAATTGCTGGCTCGGAGCACGAACGCGCCCCTCTGGGCGCGGGCCTTCCTGGCCTGGTGCGAGCAGAACCCCGAGGCGCCAAACGCACCCGGGTGGCTCCAGGATGGCTTGGGCCGGCTGGTCGCCACGGAGGCCTCTTCCCTGCTGTCCTGGCTGGGCGGGGCCACCCCCTCTGAGCGTATGAAGTTGGTCGAGTGCGTGGCCTCTACCGGCGCGCCGGCCCTGGTGGAGTCATGGGTGGATGTCTGCTGGGAGGGCGCGAACGAGGAGCTCCGGAGGGAGCTCAGCGAAGCCGTTCGTATCCTGCTGGACCGCAGCCGGATGAAGCAGGGAGGACGGCAGTTGGAGCGGCTGCTGCGTGGCGTGCGGAACATGGAGGATGCGGAGCGGATGCTGATGGGGGTGGAGGAGGCGATGGAGCAGGTCTACTCCTCGATGAAGCTGACCGGGGACGGCCTGCGCATCTGGCGCCGGTTCGCTCCCAGGGTGCTGACCTACCAGGTGGAGTTCCTCGAGGAGGCGGTGCGCCATGCTTCCTCGGACGACGAGGCGTGGGATGCCGCCGTGCGGTACCTGGAGGCCCATCCTGGGGACGCGGGGCATATCGAGGCGCTCCGGACGATGGAGATATTCGGACGGGAGGCGCTCGCCAGGCGCATTCTGGATCGCTGGCTGGAGCGCCGCGCCGCCAATGTGCTGGCGCTCGCCGAGGCGGTGGTGGCCGCCGGGAGGATGAGCACCCCTTGCGAGTACCTCCACCCGGTGCTGGAGGCGTTCATGCGGGCCCTGTCGGAGCAGTTACCCGCTCTCCATGCCCCGGTGGTGGAGCAGGCGCAGGCGTTGGCGCACAAACATGGGTACCGGCTGCGCAAGCGCGGGGCTTCGCGGAAGAAGAAGGCCGCGAGCACCACGGCGCGCCGTGCGTCACGCTCGAAGAAGAAGCCCGCCGCGGAGGGCGCGGCGCCACCGAAGGAGCCCGGGAGAAGCCCGCCGAAGGCTGTCTCTCCGGAGGAAGGGGAGGAGAGCAGCTGA
- a CDS encoding J domain-containing protein: MTPEEPFAVLGLAPTMDPVAVKSAYFAALARHPPHQDLEGFQRLRRAYEALTRPGGLEVAYLTSPVDVRKLARDARERFDAPLEKAAVVASAARTGAETVARWVERCSRMSWDEALRAFAG, encoded by the coding sequence ATGACGCCCGAAGAGCCGTTCGCCGTATTGGGGTTGGCGCCTACGATGGACCCGGTCGCCGTCAAGAGCGCCTATTTCGCCGCGCTGGCGCGGCACCCACCTCACCAGGATCTGGAGGGGTTCCAGCGGTTGCGCCGTGCCTACGAGGCGCTCACCCGACCGGGAGGCCTGGAGGTGGCATACCTGACCAGCCCCGTGGACGTGCGGAAGCTGGCCAGGGACGCGCGCGAGCGTTTCGATGCACCACTCGAGAAGGCCGCCGTGGTGGCGTCGGCCGCGCGAACGGGAGCGGAGACCGTGGCGCGGTGGGTGGAGCGGTGCTCCCGGATGAGCTGGGATGAGGCACTCCGGGCTTTTGCCGGGTGA
- a CDS encoding hemolysin family protein, which yields MEAIVTELAIIFLLVLANGIFAGAELALLSIRKTRLQELLEQGSGAARAVQALRDNPERFLATVQIGITVVGSTAAAFGGASIAQRLAGPLAQLGLSLERAEEVAFALVVGMVSYLSLVLGELVPKSLALRYAESYALLIGRPLRGLSRLVKPVVWLLTFSSNLVLRFFGDRTSFTESRLSSDELQQLVEEAARSGSVHPRTGEIASRAFDMAALTVADIMVPRRNVVAIRRHASPEEVKRVLLEEGHSRMPVYEGDLDHVVGYVVAKDLLAFALEQQLILLEDVLRPAYFVPETMRAMDALQQMQARRIQMALVVDEQGGLSGLITMEDVVEELVGDIVSEHETPHETIRREPDGSVLVDAALPIREVNRALDPLELSEGETWSTVGGLCISLAGCIPTAGARFSLPDGTALEVVDASPRRVKQVRIHPPPPLFRRRAAERAVSDHSSTFRCSVRRSMPRTRAAAALFPPCASTTLRM from the coding sequence ATGGAAGCCATCGTCACCGAACTCGCCATCATCTTCCTGCTCGTCCTCGCCAACGGCATCTTCGCTGGGGCGGAGCTCGCGCTCCTCTCGATTCGCAAGACGCGGTTGCAAGAGCTCCTCGAACAAGGAAGCGGTGCCGCACGCGCGGTCCAGGCCCTGCGGGACAACCCCGAGCGGTTCCTCGCAACCGTACAGATCGGCATCACCGTCGTGGGCTCCACGGCGGCGGCCTTCGGCGGCGCGTCCATCGCCCAGCGCCTCGCTGGCCCGCTCGCGCAGCTCGGGCTCTCACTGGAGCGAGCCGAGGAGGTCGCCTTCGCCCTGGTGGTGGGCATGGTGTCGTACCTCTCCCTGGTCCTGGGCGAGCTGGTGCCCAAGTCGCTCGCCCTGCGCTACGCCGAGAGCTACGCGCTCCTCATCGGCCGGCCGCTGCGCGGGTTGTCGCGGCTGGTGAAGCCCGTGGTGTGGCTCCTCACCTTCAGCTCCAACCTGGTGCTGCGCTTCTTCGGTGACAGGACCTCCTTCACGGAGTCCCGCCTCTCCTCGGATGAGCTCCAGCAGCTCGTCGAGGAAGCCGCCCGCAGTGGGAGCGTCCACCCGCGCACCGGAGAGATTGCCTCCCGAGCCTTCGACATGGCGGCGCTCACCGTGGCAGACATCATGGTGCCCAGGAGGAACGTGGTCGCCATCCGCCGGCATGCCTCCCCCGAGGAAGTCAAACGGGTACTCCTGGAGGAGGGGCACAGCCGGATGCCCGTCTACGAGGGCGACCTGGACCATGTCGTCGGGTACGTGGTGGCCAAGGACCTGCTGGCCTTCGCCCTGGAGCAGCAGCTCATTCTCTTGGAGGACGTGCTGCGCCCCGCCTACTTCGTCCCCGAGACGATGCGGGCCATGGATGCTCTCCAACAGATGCAGGCGCGGCGGATACAGATGGCACTCGTCGTGGACGAGCAGGGAGGGCTTTCCGGGCTCATCACCATGGAGGACGTGGTGGAGGAGTTGGTGGGAGACATCGTGAGCGAGCACGAGACACCGCACGAGACCATCCGCAGAGAGCCAGATGGCAGCGTGCTCGTCGATGCGGCCCTCCCCATCCGGGAGGTGAACCGGGCGCTGGACCCGCTGGAACTTTCGGAGGGCGAGACCTGGAGCACCGTTGGTGGGCTGTGCATTTCCCTGGCAGGTTGCATTCCCACCGCCGGTGCGCGCTTCTCCCTGCCCGATGGCACCGCGCTCGAAGTCGTGGATGCCTCGCCCAGGCGGGTGAAGCAGGTCCGCATCCACCCACCCCCCCCCCTCTTCAGGCGAAGAGCAGCCGAAAGAGCAGTGAGCGATCACTCTTCCACTTTTCGGTGCAGCGTTCGCCGGTCAATGCCGAGGACACGTGCCGCGGCTGCCTTGTTTCCTCCGTGTGCCTCCACCACCCTTCGGATGTAG
- a CDS encoding sigma-54-dependent transcriptional regulator — protein MSSSARKLLVLDDDPGVVDFLCESLGEKGYQTVGLTSPHEALARVRNEEFDLVITDMEMPEMRGTELLTAIQEERPSQLVLFITAFGSIESAVAAVKAGACDFVTKPFKIEVLLLAIERALRERQMRREIVRLRTALPTEAPGELVARSPAMRKVLDVARRAARSDATVLLTGETGTGKSCLARFIHDTSSRRDSPFTQLNCAALPTSLIESELFGVKRGAFTDAKEDRVGLFVSAGNGTLFLDEVGELPLATQAKLLHALETGRVRPVGATAEVAVRARVIAATNQPLEALLRAGQFRPDLYYRLNVIRLEVPPLRERREDVVPLSDLFLSRANDRHSREVLGLSAAAMKRLTSYSWPGNVRELANLIERAVALSEHDTLLPEDLDFPRKEDEVTALLMTGAEKGVPLEEVERAYIRRVVEAHGGNKAAAARVLGIDRRTLHRKVEE, from the coding sequence ATGAGTTCGTCCGCCAGGAAGTTGCTCGTCCTTGATGACGACCCGGGTGTGGTCGACTTCCTCTGTGAGAGCCTGGGGGAGAAGGGCTACCAGACCGTGGGGCTCACCTCGCCCCATGAGGCGCTTGCCCGGGTCCGGAACGAGGAGTTCGACCTGGTCATCACCGACATGGAAATGCCGGAGATGCGCGGGACGGAGTTGCTGACGGCCATCCAGGAGGAAAGACCGAGCCAGCTCGTCCTTTTCATCACCGCGTTCGGCAGCATCGAGTCCGCCGTCGCCGCCGTGAAGGCGGGGGCCTGCGACTTCGTGACGAAGCCGTTCAAAATCGAAGTGTTGTTGCTGGCCATCGAGAGAGCCCTTCGTGAGCGCCAGATGCGTCGGGAGATTGTCCGCCTGCGCACGGCCCTGCCCACCGAGGCTCCAGGAGAGCTCGTCGCGAGGAGCCCAGCGATGCGGAAGGTGCTGGATGTCGCACGCCGGGCGGCGAGGTCCGATGCGACGGTACTCCTGACAGGCGAGACGGGGACGGGAAAGAGCTGCCTTGCGCGGTTCATTCACGACACCAGTTCCAGGCGCGACTCGCCCTTCACCCAGCTCAACTGCGCGGCGCTGCCCACCAGCCTCATCGAGAGTGAGCTCTTCGGCGTGAAGCGTGGGGCCTTCACGGACGCAAAAGAAGACCGGGTGGGGCTCTTCGTCTCGGCGGGGAATGGGACACTGTTTCTGGATGAGGTCGGTGAGCTCCCGCTGGCGACTCAGGCGAAGTTGCTCCACGCCCTCGAAACAGGGAGGGTTCGGCCCGTGGGGGCCACAGCCGAGGTCGCGGTGCGCGCCCGCGTCATTGCCGCGACCAACCAGCCGCTGGAAGCCCTCTTGAGGGCGGGGCAGTTCCGGCCCGATCTCTACTACCGATTGAATGTCATTCGGCTCGAGGTGCCGCCGCTTCGCGAGAGGCGCGAGGATGTCGTGCCCCTCTCGGACCTGTTCCTCAGCCGGGCAAACGACCGTCACTCCCGAGAGGTTCTCGGACTTTCAGCCGCCGCCATGAAGCGGCTGACGAGCTACTCGTGGCCTGGGAACGTTCGTGAGCTCGCCAACCTCATCGAGCGGGCTGTCGCACTGAGCGAGCACGACACCCTCCTTCCCGAGGATCTGGACTTTCCTCGGAAGGAGGACGAGGTGACGGCGCTCTTGATGACTGGGGCGGAGAAGGGCGTCCCACTCGAGGAGGTAGAGCGGGCCTACATCCGAAGGGTGGTGGAGGCACACGGAGGAAACAAGGCAGCCGCGGCACGTGTCCTCGGCATTGACCGGCGAACGCTGCACCGAAAAGTGGAAGAGTGA
- a CDS encoding sensor histidine kinase yields the protein MRVSTKLWLGLTLTTALILGSYGYRQVRQEQEDLRHAVDQEFRLLGTAIQVAVENALRDGQTADVHEILESLEFKDPATDVFVFDAKARLSASSWGGSQSLPALPGAVAEVLASREPVVRFEGPGGLSHLVAVLPLRNDNDALAGALALVRPLDDVRRDLAATAFSIFLSILTLVVGIAAVGWLLFRLYVHQPLASLLEAMRSVRAGDLQASASVDRRDEVGEVAAEFNGMLGELAEVRRRLAQEEDSRRALNAELQRADKLVTIGQLAAGVAHEIGSPLQVLNGRARALAGRPDISPEVRRNADILVEQSDRIARIIQQLLNLARRKPPRFEEVDVRTAGRAIFELVELDARRRGVRLEFEAPEALPRVLADGDQLQQVLLNLLGNALRATPRGGRVRLSLAPSLYRLPGSGTERASVALVVEDTGVGMTQEVLAKVFEPFFTAWGDSSGTGLGLAVVKSIVAEHGGTLVVDSRKDEGTRFTVHLPVRNNQETREIAA from the coding sequence ATGCGGGTCTCCACCAAGCTCTGGCTGGGGCTGACACTGACGACGGCGCTCATCCTCGGCTCGTATGGCTACCGCCAGGTGCGGCAGGAGCAGGAGGACCTTCGCCACGCGGTCGATCAGGAGTTCCGGCTGCTGGGCACGGCCATTCAGGTCGCCGTCGAGAACGCGCTCCGCGATGGGCAGACGGCGGATGTCCATGAAATCCTCGAGTCCCTCGAGTTCAAGGACCCCGCAACCGACGTCTTCGTGTTCGATGCGAAGGCGCGGTTGAGCGCCAGCTCCTGGGGGGGAAGCCAGAGCCTCCCCGCGCTTCCCGGGGCAGTCGCCGAGGTTCTCGCGTCACGCGAGCCGGTCGTTCGCTTCGAGGGACCTGGTGGCCTCTCGCATCTGGTCGCGGTGCTGCCTCTGCGAAATGACAACGACGCGCTGGCGGGCGCGCTAGCGCTCGTGCGGCCACTCGATGATGTACGGCGCGACCTGGCGGCGACCGCGTTCTCCATCTTCCTGTCCATTTTGACGCTGGTCGTGGGCATCGCGGCGGTCGGCTGGCTGCTCTTCCGTCTTTACGTCCACCAGCCCCTCGCGAGCCTTCTCGAGGCGATGCGCTCCGTGCGCGCGGGCGACCTGCAGGCGAGTGCCAGCGTGGACAGGAGGGATGAGGTGGGGGAGGTCGCCGCCGAGTTCAACGGGATGCTCGGCGAGCTTGCTGAAGTACGGCGACGGCTCGCCCAGGAGGAGGACTCACGGCGTGCACTCAACGCGGAGCTCCAGCGAGCCGACAAACTCGTCACCATCGGCCAGCTCGCCGCCGGGGTGGCGCATGAGATTGGCTCACCCCTTCAGGTCTTGAACGGGAGGGCCCGTGCGCTGGCAGGGCGCCCGGACATCTCTCCTGAAGTGCGGCGCAACGCGGACATTCTCGTCGAGCAGTCGGACCGGATCGCCCGCATCATCCAGCAACTCCTCAACCTCGCGCGGCGCAAGCCACCCCGCTTCGAGGAGGTGGATGTCCGCACCGCGGGGCGTGCCATCTTCGAGCTGGTCGAGCTGGATGCGCGCCGCAGGGGTGTGCGGCTCGAATTCGAGGCTCCCGAGGCGCTGCCCCGGGTGCTCGCGGATGGAGATCAGCTGCAGCAGGTCCTCCTCAATCTCCTTGGAAATGCGCTCCGGGCTACTCCGCGAGGAGGGCGCGTGAGGCTGTCTCTCGCGCCCTCCCTCTATCGGCTGCCCGGGAGCGGCACGGAGCGTGCCTCCGTTGCCCTCGTGGTCGAGGATACGGGAGTTGGCATGACGCAGGAGGTGCTCGCCAAGGTGTTCGAGCCTTTCTTCACCGCATGGGGGGATTCCAGTGGAACGGGCCTCGGCCTTGCCGTCGTCAAGTCCATTGTCGCCGAGCACGGGGGCACCCTGGTGGTGGACTCGCGCAAGGACGAGGGAACGCGGTTCACCGTGCACCTGCCGGTGAGAAACAACCAGGAGACGAGGGAGATTGCCGCATGA
- a CDS encoding efflux RND transporter periplasmic adaptor subunit, with amino-acid sequence MHLRRLAHLLFAAALLLSACTPPPAVEPPDEFPVTTPMQTAVEHDREYVGEVQAIQRAEILARSNGHIEAVAVDEGASVKEGQLLFRLSAKDLQQEARKARAAVASVEAELKAAQLERESTKLLLDTKVVSPAEFALVDSKAQLLTAKLEEARAQLAQAELHLARSEIRAPFDGVVGRLTKKVGSMVHAGDALTTLTNTDEVFVYFRVSESEYLAHTKDTGSALGTTVGFLLANGEKYGAPGAIDAVASEFDRATGTLAFRARFPNEQRLLKHGGSGRVVLRTSLENAITVPQAATFEVQDQLYLYVVDSDGTARARKLVPGLRLRDAFVVRSGIEPGERFIASGIQKVKDGDKIAVRVSSPPNSTSQL; translated from the coding sequence ATGCACCTTCGCCGCCTGGCCCACCTTCTCTTCGCAGCAGCGCTCCTGCTCTCCGCGTGCACGCCCCCGCCCGCCGTCGAGCCACCCGATGAGTTTCCCGTCACCACCCCCATGCAGACCGCGGTGGAGCACGACCGCGAGTACGTCGGCGAGGTCCAGGCCATCCAACGCGCGGAGATCCTGGCGCGCTCGAACGGCCACATCGAAGCGGTAGCGGTCGACGAGGGAGCGTCCGTCAAGGAGGGGCAGCTGCTCTTCAGGCTCAGCGCCAAGGATCTTCAGCAGGAGGCGCGAAAGGCGCGGGCGGCGGTGGCCAGCGTGGAAGCGGAGTTGAAGGCGGCGCAGCTCGAGCGCGAGAGCACGAAGCTCCTGCTCGACACAAAGGTGGTCTCGCCCGCCGAGTTCGCGCTGGTCGATTCGAAGGCGCAGTTGCTGACCGCGAAGTTGGAGGAAGCGCGGGCACAACTGGCGCAGGCGGAGCTCCACCTCGCCCGAAGTGAGATCCGCGCCCCCTTCGACGGCGTGGTCGGCCGGCTCACGAAGAAGGTCGGGAGCATGGTTCACGCGGGTGACGCGCTCACGACGCTGACCAACACGGACGAAGTGTTCGTCTACTTCCGGGTCTCGGAGAGCGAGTACCTCGCGCACACGAAGGACACCGGGTCAGCGCTCGGCACCACCGTCGGTTTCCTCCTCGCCAATGGTGAGAAGTATGGCGCCCCCGGAGCGATCGACGCGGTGGCCAGCGAGTTCGACCGCGCCACCGGCACCCTCGCCTTCCGCGCGCGGTTCCCGAACGAGCAGCGGCTCTTGAAGCACGGCGGCAGCGGCCGGGTCGTGCTCCGGACGTCGCTCGAGAACGCCATCACGGTGCCGCAGGCGGCGACCTTCGAGGTTCAGGACCAGCTGTACCTGTACGTGGTCGACTCCGATGGCACCGCGCGGGCCAGGAAGCTCGTGCCCGGCCTCCGGTTGAGGGATGCATTCGTCGTCCGCTCGGGCATCGAGCCCGGCGAGCGCTTCATCGCCTCTGGAATCCAGAAGGTGAAGGACGGCGACAAGATCGCGGTGCGGGTGAGCTCACCGCCAAACTCCACCTCTCAGCTCTAG